The Macadamia integrifolia cultivar HAES 741 chromosome 4, SCU_Mint_v3, whole genome shotgun sequence genome contains the following window.
tgtccttaaaaaaaaaaaaaagatcctatTGAGTAAGAATGCCAAACTGGACTTAAAAGCCATCGATCTCAACAAGGCCCTTCTTAGCTACAAAAAACTTTCCAAATTTATATCTTCTTGAAGCAGAAAAAATGTAGAACAGCTGattgggtttggaaaagccttGATAAGGTTCAACTCCAGCTCGGCGAACAGGTTTGTTGGAGGGTAGGACCAGGGGAGAATTCATATTTGAGATGATCCATTGATCTCAAATTGGCCAAAATTCACTTTCTTCCCCGTTTTGTCCTGTTTACAATAAACAACAAGAGTCCTTCTATCTTGTCCCTTGACTAAAAAAGTATGGACATAGTTTCAAAAATCGGTGAATTATATTGAAAATTGATCGATTTGCCTTGGATTTGGTTAAGATTCAAATGAattaatggatttttcatatcaAATGACCAATTTTAGGGTTCGATCAATTTCTAGCTGATTAAAATCGGAACCGATAAAGACTGATTCCACCACCAATTCCTTTTTTTCAAAACCATGCTTTAGGTCTATGTACTAAATTCATACATGACTTTTCTCTATGTTAggtagtcaagaaaagaaaagaagagaaaagatacttgaggagagagataaatacataaaaaatcattgtgtaattattcTCTTtggtactttttttcttttcttttctattcttgactaccaaacatagccctaAGGATTTGGTTAAACAGGTACTTATGTCCTCCACCATGAAGAAGGATGAAAAAAATCTGTGGCTACACCAAAACCTTGAGGCGATGTCTGTTggcaagaaaagggaaaaagaaaaagagaaagaaaggcataaatttatttattatttgttgtCTTATCatgttttttcccttttttttctatctatttcttactctctctttttatttttttttaagtatccaTTTCTTACTAACCAAACATATCCTTGGAAATATTAGGTTGTTTCAacaaagggtaatttacaacgccaccccttggagaatgccacaattataagaacaccccctctatttcaccaaattagacttagacccttACTGTTAGGCACTGTTAAGTAAAGAGGtaaaatgaccgttatacccttttcattaaaactcattttaacccaattcctctatttttgtttctctcttccaAAGCGTAGGTAGGTCTGCCGAGGGCAGTGGTGTCGAAGTCGGTGGTGGTGGAGAAGGGGGGGGCCTTGAGCTGTGCTACGAGGACCCATTTAAATGCTGACATTAATGATAGAGACTATTCCAACGGCCTCTTCTTAGCTCTTGTGTGTACTGTGGTAGCTCTTTCGAGAAGCTACCACAATCGCCAGAACTGTAAATCTGATGCGACTGTGAGTGCCAGGTCAATGGCACTTGGTTGGAACAAAGCACTCTCTTGTCGGCTCATTGGCTCACCGATTCTCTAGTAGGTATTACCACTTACCAGACCCAAGAGAACAAATACCAGCGAAGATCTTTAACCCTAGTTGGCACAGAGTTGACCTACTTCCAAAAATCCCACCATAGTCAGCTAACCCCAAAATTTAATCTCAATAAATATAATCTAATGGGATAATCCTCCATATCCTTACCCTTTTACCACTACTGTTTCTCTCCACTAATTTGACTAATCTTGTAGGTTTTTCTATttgtatatattaaaatttgaatCACATCCGCTTCTCTCCCGCCGGAGATGTTTGATTCGTCTCTTGAGAACTGAGTCTAGTCACTTTCTTTCTATACTTTTGAGAGTTGGTGGTAAGGTATAAGGGAGGAGAAGGTTTCATTCACGGTTTTGGTAGAGTTCCGATCATTTGTTTCGAGCTGaagacttcaaattctttcGCTCTAGGTAGTAGCCAATGAACTAGGGCTTCTGAGTTTCGAAGATAAATCGAATAACTAGTAAGAAATGTTTAGCACAAACCAAGATGGTGATTTGGGTTTGGGTGGGGAAGTTTTGGTGGTCAATCAAATAAGggtctccttttcttttttctttagctCGATCATTTGATCGGGGATGGTAGTTCTTGTCCTGTAGGGGGAAATGAGAACAGTAGGAGGCACAGATTTTTAATCACTGTTCGTCGCTGCTATGAACAATCACCAGTGAAGGGGTCTTGGAATGGGGACCAATTATAAGGGTATTTCAGGTAatttatatttaataagggtattttggtatttaaaataaaatattattgctaACATCAGCTTAtatggtatattccttaacagtgactgacagtaaagagtctgagtctaatttggtgaaatagaagAGGGAtttttataattgtggcattctttaGGAGGTgatgttgtaaattacccatcgACAAATGGTATTAAGATCATTTGGTGCATACGGTTGGAACCGACTTTTCGCCCTTATTTTTGGGTCCGGAGTGTACGGAGAACCAGCATACTCAATTCAAACAAAACCCAAACTGGAAAAGAAACAAACAAGGGAATTAGGAAAGGAAAGTGAACGAGGTTCTGAAGGTGCCGTGCGCGCTATGCGTACGATTAGTTCCGTTAACTTAAAATGCCCACCTCATCATTCCCCGCGCAAAGTACTTAATACGGCTGTGTCCCCGTTTTAACATTACTTTTAATCTCTAATTGTTGTTTTAATCTTTGTGAGTTTTTCTTACAATACGAATTCGCTTTTCAATACGGTATTCGTTGCTTCACTAGaccttcattcttcattccaccCTCCTCCTCTTTCACTGTTCGATCGAGTCGTTTCTGTGAGCTCCAATTGTTCGAGGAAATGCAGCAGAGATGGTTTCGTTCATGTCGACTTCGAATCACTTCATCTTATCGTCTTACCCTGTCGAACATTGCCCTAACTTCCCCTCTCTCTGTTTCTTGAATCATCCAAGAAGACAAACTCCTTGTGTTTCTTTTTACCTCTCTCCGGCGAAGGAATGTGGTTCTTTACTGTCTTCTGGTATGGAAAAGAGCAGTTTTGGGACTCCTGTTTTTTTGTTCCAGAGGAACTCTCGCTCTGGTTCAGTCAGGTGTTGCAAAATTTTTGAGAGTGAGGGGTATTCCGTTATAGAGGCGGAGATTTTGGATTTCATGGAAAAATCTGATAATCCTAACGTTTTTCCGACCAAGAAAGAGTTGACTAATGCTGGGAGAAGGGACTTGGTGGAGGCCATTACCAAACGGGGTGGTTGGCTTGCATTTGGCTGGGACTCGGAGGAGGAGGACAAGGAGACGGTTCAAGAGGATGATTTTCAGGGTTCAATTCCAATTACTGCAAAAGAAGTTGATGATGGTTCAGTTCTTAGGGATACAAGAAGCTTGAAACAGAGTTTAGACGGCAGTAATGAGAGTTCTTTTGTCGAGGGCGTTCAAGTTGGAAGCTCCGAGATTGCACTGCCCTGTGCCTTGCCTTCTTATCCTGCTTCAGCTTCTGATGGATCATCGTGAGGCTTCTATTTTCACATTTGCTTCACTGTTTCtttgttcttctcaagaatcttgattttctttctgGGGCAATTGACTCGATCATTCTTTTGTTTCATCCGCAGGCAAAGGGAGGCTAGGGTGGATGCAGGGATCGAGGGTATCTTGAGTCGcctggagaaagagagaaatttgcaatttggttttggttctagAGCAAAAGAAAGTAGCTCTTCTGATATGAGGAATGAAAAAGATGACTGGCAACCGAAAGTCATAGCAGACACGGGTAAGTTGGTTCTATGAGTTACTACGAACTGGGGTAGTGTTCTTTGTATCATAAATAAATGACATATAAGTTCTTATTTTGGCTCAGTACGTGAAATGTTTTCAAAGTGAATCTGTAGGCAATACTTTCAGCAACCTTAGCGTTTGTTGTCCAGTATGTATTGGGCTTCAAAATGTaaccattcctttttttttttttaataaatgttTCTTGTCATCattgtttaattttcttatgGATTGCTAGTTTGCTACTCTTCTATTGAATTGCATATGCTTCATAAAGAGAGTTTGTTATGTGTATTTACACGTGCTTGTAAATCCATCATTATAATGTTTTAAAggatttcatttttaatattaaGTAGACGGATATTCCGAAACTTGACATCCAGTTTTTGGCACCTTGGTAAAGACAGTTAATGGCCTCGAAAGAAGTAGCAGGTCTACATATTTGAGAGCCAGTGAGGAGTTTCTAGCTGATTCTCAGGATGTGAATATTCAGAACAGATATTTTTCGGACTCTGATGGCATAGGAAGCTCATTTAAGCCAGCAATGTGGAGAAAATGGAGCACCCAAAGGGCAGGGTTTTCAAATGCTGAATTCGAAGGTATTCTATTTCCAAGTTTCTGGACTCTTTCCTGGGCTATTTGAATCGTgaccctttctttttattttatacaTTATTTGCAGCTGC
Protein-coding sequences here:
- the LOC122075817 gene encoding protein PTST homolog 2, chloroplastic-like produces the protein MVSFMSTSNHFILSSYPVEHCPNFPSLCFLNHPRRQTPCVSFYLSPAKECGSLLSSGMEKSSFGTPVFLFQRNSRSGSVRCCKIFESEGYSVIEAEILDFMEKSDNPNVFPTKKELTNAGRRDLVEAITKRGGWLAFGWDSEEEDKETVQEDDFQGSIPITAKEVDDGSVLRDTRSLKQSLDGSNESSFVEGVQVGSSEIALPCALPSYPASASDGSSQREARVDAGIEGILSRLEKERNLQFGFGSRAKESSSSDMRNEKDDWQPKVIADTVNGLERSSRSTYLRASEEFLADSQDVNIQNRYFSDSDGIGSSFKPAMWRKWSTQRAGFSNAEFEAADIVPGESRVEKVTDSMDDVMLTKAKDANYTSYIIKDLVSGGTKNESNDIRSRLQDLDAELGSVLHLLRSRTDALVLPKGHERSLEELQMLSDDWEFQETTIMKTQDKLRSTRAKLAVLEGKMALAISEAQKMVEKKQRRIDGAQKALSLLHTACILWSSPASEVLLAGSFDGWASQRKMEKSSGGIFSVNVKLYPGRYEIKFIVDGVWKIDPLRPTVHNNGHENNLLIVS